In one window of Mobula hypostoma chromosome 1, sMobHyp1.1, whole genome shotgun sequence DNA:
- the LOC134352183 gene encoding tubulin beta-5 chain-like isoform X1, giving the protein MREIVHIQAGQCGNQIGSKFWEVISDEHGIDPGGNYIGDSRLQLERINVYYNEAMSQKYVPRAILLDLEPGTMDSVRSGSLGQLFKPDNFIFGQTGAGNNWAKGHYTEGAELVDSVMDVLRKECENCDCLQGFQLTHSLGGGTGSGMGTLLISKIREEYPDRIMNTFSVMPSPKVSDTVVEPYNATLSVHQLVENTDETYCIDNEALYDICFRTLKLTTPTYGDLNHLVSATMSGVTTSLRFPGQLNADLRKLAVNMVPFPRLHFFMPGFAPLTARGSQQYRTLSVSELTQQMFDAKNMMAACDPRHGRYLTVATVFRGPMSMKEIDEQMLAVQSKNSSYFVEWIPNNVKVAVCDIAPRGLKMASTFIGNSTAIQELFKRISEQFAAMFRRKAFLHWFTGEGMDEMEFSEAESNMNDLVSEYQQYQDATADEGEYFEENEEEADETQLSN; this is encoded by the exons ATGCGAGAGATTGTTCACATTCAGGCGGGACAGTGCGGGAACCAGATCGGGAGCAAG TTTTGGGAGGTGATTAGCGACGAGCATGGCATCGATCCCGGGGGCAATTACATTGGAGACTCGCGCTTGCAACTGGAGAGAATCAACGTGTACTACAACGAAGCGATGT CCCAGAAGTATGTTCCCAGAGCGATCCTCTTGGACTTGGAGCCGGGGACGATGGACAGTGTTCGCTCGGGGAGTTTGGGACAACTCTTCAAACCGGATAATTTCATATTTG GACAAACAGGTGCAGGAAACAACTGGGCCAAAGGACACTACACAGAAGGTGCAGAGCTGGTGGACTCGGTGATGGACGTGCTAAGGAAGGAATGCGAAAACTGTGACTGCCTCCAAGGCTTTCAGCTCACTCATTCGCTGGGAGGTGGCACCGGCTCTGGAATGGGGACGCTACTGATCAGCAAGATCCGCGAGGAATATCCTGATAGAATAATGAACACGTTCAGTGTCATGCCGTCGCCCAAAGTTTCAGACACCGTGGTCGAGCCTTACAACGCTACCTTATCTGTCCATCAGTTAGTCGAGAACACTGACGAAACTTACTGCATCGATAATGAGGCACTGTACGATATCTGTTTCCGTACTTTAAAACTCACCACTCCGACGTACGGGGATTTGAACCACCTTGTGTCTGCAACGATGAGTGGGGTGACAACTTCCTTGCGGTTTCCTGGCCAGCTGAATGCCGATCTGAGGAAGTTAGCTGTGAACATGGTGCCCTTTCCCAGACTCCACTTCTTCATGCCCGGCTTCGCCCCTCTCACTGCCCGGGGCAGCCAGCAGTACCGCACCCTTTCGGTCTCCGAGCTCACCCAGCAGATGTTTGACGCCAAGAACATGATGGCTGCCTGCGACCCTCGTCACGGCCGCTACCTGACGGTGGCCACTGTGTTCCGGGGTCCCATGTCCATGAAGGAGATTGATGAGCAGATGCTCGCCGTGCAGAGTAAGAACAGCAGCTACTTTGTGGAGTGGATCCCTAACAACGTCAAGGTGGCTGTGTGTGACATCGCGCCCCGAGGGCTCAAAATGGCCTCTACCTTTATAGGGAACAGCACAGCGATCCAGGAACTGTTCAAACGCATATCAGAGCAGTTTGCAGCCATGTTCCGCAGGAAGGCTTTCCTGCATTGGTTTACTGGGGAAGGAATGGATGAAATGGAATTTTCTGAAGCGGAGAGCAATATGAATGATTTGGTGTCCGAGTATCAACAGTATCAAGACGCTACCGCTGATGAGGGCGAATATTTTGAAGAGAATGAAGAAGAAGCAGACGAGACTCAATTGAGCAACTGA
- the LOC134352183 gene encoding tubulin beta-5 chain-like isoform X2, with the protein MSQKYVPRAILLDLEPGTMDSVRSGSLGQLFKPDNFIFGQTGAGNNWAKGHYTEGAELVDSVMDVLRKECENCDCLQGFQLTHSLGGGTGSGMGTLLISKIREEYPDRIMNTFSVMPSPKVSDTVVEPYNATLSVHQLVENTDETYCIDNEALYDICFRTLKLTTPTYGDLNHLVSATMSGVTTSLRFPGQLNADLRKLAVNMVPFPRLHFFMPGFAPLTARGSQQYRTLSVSELTQQMFDAKNMMAACDPRHGRYLTVATVFRGPMSMKEIDEQMLAVQSKNSSYFVEWIPNNVKVAVCDIAPRGLKMASTFIGNSTAIQELFKRISEQFAAMFRRKAFLHWFTGEGMDEMEFSEAESNMNDLVSEYQQYQDATADEGEYFEENEEEADETQLSN; encoded by the exons ATGT CCCAGAAGTATGTTCCCAGAGCGATCCTCTTGGACTTGGAGCCGGGGACGATGGACAGTGTTCGCTCGGGGAGTTTGGGACAACTCTTCAAACCGGATAATTTCATATTTG GACAAACAGGTGCAGGAAACAACTGGGCCAAAGGACACTACACAGAAGGTGCAGAGCTGGTGGACTCGGTGATGGACGTGCTAAGGAAGGAATGCGAAAACTGTGACTGCCTCCAAGGCTTTCAGCTCACTCATTCGCTGGGAGGTGGCACCGGCTCTGGAATGGGGACGCTACTGATCAGCAAGATCCGCGAGGAATATCCTGATAGAATAATGAACACGTTCAGTGTCATGCCGTCGCCCAAAGTTTCAGACACCGTGGTCGAGCCTTACAACGCTACCTTATCTGTCCATCAGTTAGTCGAGAACACTGACGAAACTTACTGCATCGATAATGAGGCACTGTACGATATCTGTTTCCGTACTTTAAAACTCACCACTCCGACGTACGGGGATTTGAACCACCTTGTGTCTGCAACGATGAGTGGGGTGACAACTTCCTTGCGGTTTCCTGGCCAGCTGAATGCCGATCTGAGGAAGTTAGCTGTGAACATGGTGCCCTTTCCCAGACTCCACTTCTTCATGCCCGGCTTCGCCCCTCTCACTGCCCGGGGCAGCCAGCAGTACCGCACCCTTTCGGTCTCCGAGCTCACCCAGCAGATGTTTGACGCCAAGAACATGATGGCTGCCTGCGACCCTCGTCACGGCCGCTACCTGACGGTGGCCACTGTGTTCCGGGGTCCCATGTCCATGAAGGAGATTGATGAGCAGATGCTCGCCGTGCAGAGTAAGAACAGCAGCTACTTTGTGGAGTGGATCCCTAACAACGTCAAGGTGGCTGTGTGTGACATCGCGCCCCGAGGGCTCAAAATGGCCTCTACCTTTATAGGGAACAGCACAGCGATCCAGGAACTGTTCAAACGCATATCAGAGCAGTTTGCAGCCATGTTCCGCAGGAAGGCTTTCCTGCATTGGTTTACTGGGGAAGGAATGGATGAAATGGAATTTTCTGAAGCGGAGAGCAATATGAATGATTTGGTGTCCGAGTATCAACAGTATCAAGACGCTACCGCTGATGAGGGCGAATATTTTGAAGAGAATGAAGAAGAAGCAGACGAGACTCAATTGAGCAACTGA